Proteins from one Labrenzia sp. CE80 genomic window:
- a CDS encoding AraC family transcriptional regulator, with product MNAINEWARSEILNALKMALPSEKFCWQTLADRFVFDLKALAEPDGVVPFRATTAVFEHVAEVLEDDAALFDIFYEMDLGKFTLYDYLFVCAPSLRDGCLAWKRFLAMRTNCVSITFAEDETTGTLEWVIPPRLGIYTQNMFARIGWSLKRVEMALDQSPAPIRVELIANAPSKTSMLQERYGDSIQFGQSRNCLVFSKEVLSQVPKRNDENLYSIIQKAAREEQASFAQRGSPLYRIADEISETMKTGTCSLQTVAANLGISQRSIQRLLAEEGTSFRQMTEEIRRSAAGRYLRETNLPMKEIAFLLGFSEISTFSRAVKSWYGQPPKEIRRTITSS from the coding sequence ATGAATGCCATCAATGAATGGGCACGATCAGAAATTCTGAACGCACTGAAAATGGCGCTTCCTTCGGAAAAATTCTGCTGGCAGACACTGGCGGATAGATTTGTTTTTGATCTCAAGGCACTGGCGGAGCCCGATGGCGTGGTGCCTTTCCGCGCAACCACTGCTGTCTTTGAACATGTTGCCGAAGTCCTGGAGGACGACGCCGCACTTTTTGACATTTTCTACGAGATGGACCTCGGCAAGTTTACGCTCTACGACTATCTTTTCGTCTGCGCGCCGTCTCTGAGAGACGGTTGCCTCGCGTGGAAACGCTTCCTCGCGATGAGAACCAATTGTGTCTCGATTACATTTGCCGAAGATGAGACAACTGGTACCCTGGAGTGGGTTATTCCACCTCGGCTGGGCATTTACACTCAGAACATGTTTGCGCGCATCGGCTGGTCATTAAAGCGCGTCGAAATGGCGCTTGATCAAAGCCCCGCGCCGATCAGAGTCGAACTGATTGCAAATGCGCCTTCCAAAACATCAATGCTTCAGGAGCGCTACGGCGACAGTATCCAGTTCGGCCAATCACGAAACTGCCTCGTCTTCAGCAAGGAGGTCCTGTCACAGGTGCCAAAGCGGAATGATGAAAACCTTTACTCAATCATTCAAAAAGCGGCCCGCGAGGAGCAAGCTTCCTTTGCCCAACGTGGTTCACCGCTCTACAGGATTGCTGACGAAATTTCGGAGACCATGAAAACCGGCACATGCAGCTTGCAGACGGTAGCTGCCAATCTGGGCATCTCGCAAAGGTCAATTCAACGTCTTCTCGCAGAAGAAGGGACTTCGTTCCGCCAAATGACCGAGGAAATCCGTCGCTCAGCGGCTGGACGCTATCTGCGCGAAACAAACCTTCCCATGAAAGAAATAGCTTTTCTGCTTGGATTTTCAGAAATCAGTACATTCTCGCGCGCAGTTAAGTCCTGGTACGGCCAGCCTCCCAAGGAAATCAGACGCACGATCACCAGCAGCTAG